A window from Mycobacterium saskatchewanense encodes these proteins:
- the opcA gene encoding glucose-6-phosphate dehydrogenase assembly protein OpcA produces the protein MIVDMEDTTTTAVNKKLEELREKAGAVTMGRVLTLLIAPESEDVLEDSLEAANNASHEHPSRIIVTMRGNPYADEARLDAQLRAGGDTGASEVVILKLSGLLSNHAASVVIPFLLPDIPVVAWWPDIAPKKPAQDPLGKLAIRRITDATNGIDPLTAIRSRLDGYTAGDTDLCWARITYWRALLTSAVDQQPHEPIESALVSGLKSEPALDVLAGWLASRLDCPVRRAVGDLKVELARQSETITLSRPQDGRTATLSRTAKPDALVPLARRETGECLAEDLRRLDADEIYLSALEGIEKVQYV, from the coding sequence CCGGGTGCTGACCCTGCTCATCGCGCCGGAAAGCGAGGACGTGCTCGAGGATTCGCTCGAGGCGGCCAACAACGCCAGCCACGAACACCCCAGCCGGATCATCGTGACGATGCGGGGCAACCCGTACGCCGACGAGGCGCGCCTGGACGCTCAGCTGCGCGCCGGCGGTGACACCGGAGCCAGCGAGGTGGTGATCCTGAAGCTGTCCGGACTGCTCTCGAATCACGCCGCCAGCGTGGTCATCCCGTTCCTGCTGCCCGACATCCCGGTGGTGGCCTGGTGGCCGGACATCGCCCCCAAGAAGCCCGCGCAGGATCCGTTGGGCAAGTTGGCGATTCGCCGCATCACCGATGCCACCAACGGCATCGACCCGCTGACCGCGATCCGGAGCCGGCTCGACGGTTACACCGCCGGCGACACCGACCTGTGCTGGGCACGCATCACCTACTGGCGGGCGTTGCTCACCTCGGCCGTCGATCAGCAACCCCACGAACCGATCGAGTCGGCGCTGGTCTCGGGCCTGAAGAGCGAACCCGCGCTCGACGTCCTGGCGGGCTGGCTGGCCAGCCGGCTGGACTGCCCGGTCCGCCGCGCCGTCGGCGACCTGAAGGTCGAGCTGGCGCGCCAGAGCGAGACCATCACGCTCAGCCGGCCGCAGGACGGCAGGACGGCCACGCTCAGCCGGACCGCGAAGCCCGACGCGCTGGTTCCCTTGGCGCGCAGGGAAACCGGTGAATGTCTTGCCGAGGATCTGCGGCGACTGGACGCCGACGAGATCTATCTCTCGGCGCTGGAAGGAATTGAGAAGGTGCAGTACGTGTGA